A single window of Taeniopygia guttata chromosome 1, bTaeGut7.mat, whole genome shotgun sequence DNA harbors:
- the COA4 gene encoding cytochrome c oxidase assembly factor 4 homolog, mitochondrial, translating into MAKPGHGWSRAAAERGEAEEDEDPLDARIARTGCLEQHRQLQECMAERRDWRHCQQELRAFGACMARRQPRQPGPSPAQPQD; encoded by the coding sequence ATGGCGAAGCCCGGGCACGGCTGGAGCCgcgcggcggcggagcggggcgagGCGGAGGAGGACGAGGATCCGCTGGACGCCAGGATCGCGCGGACcggctgcctggagcagcaccggcagctgcaggagtgcaTGGCGGAGCGGCGGGACTGGCGGCACTGCCAGCAAGAGCTCCGCGCCTTCGGCGCCTGCATGGCCCGGCGGCAGCCGCGGCAGCCagggcccagcccagcccagcctcaggACTGA